A stretch of the uncultured Trichococcus sp. genome encodes the following:
- the rplR gene encoding 50S ribosomal protein L18, translated as MITKPDKNKVRQARHARVRRKISGTAECPRLNVFRSNKNIYAQLIDDVAGVTLASASTKESEIAKGTKTEAAAAVGKLIAERSVAKGIKKVVFDRGGYLYHGRVQALAEAARENGLDF; from the coding sequence GTGATTACTAAACCAGATAAAAACAAAGTGCGCCAAGCTAGACACGCACGTGTAAGAAGAAAAATCTCTGGTACTGCAGAGTGCCCACGCTTGAACGTTTTTCGTTCCAACAAAAACATCTACGCTCAATTAATTGATGACGTAGCGGGTGTGACGCTAGCAAGTGCCTCTACAAAAGAATCAGAAATCGCAAAAGGTACTAAAACTGAAGCTGCTGCTGCAGTCGGAAAACTAATTGCTGAACGTTCTGTTGCTAAAGGTATCAAAAAAGTAGTCTTTGACCGTGGTGGCTATCTGTACCATGGTCGTGTGCAGGCTTTGGCTGAAGCTGCTCGCGAAAATGGACTAGATTTCTAG